In Amphiprion ocellaris isolate individual 3 ecotype Okinawa chromosome 2, ASM2253959v1, whole genome shotgun sequence, the genomic stretch GAGAGTTCAAGAATCAAAGATCAAAATCACAGCAATTAAAgatatgtgttttcattttgtgcaaatCAGTTATGTCTCATACCTCATTCACAATGTAGTCCAAAAGTTCAAAGATAGCCATTGCAGGTCTACTGTCCATTCCATGTCCTGTGGAAAATTTGGGCACAGTTGAACTATTTATCCACAACAAATGAGTTTAAATCACATCTTAACCAAGTTTCTGTTTAACTGCACAAATCCACGTGGGCATTTCTGTAAAAATTTCAGCCTCTCATACCGCTCACGGGTCGGCCCGGTGGTCTGGGCCTCTGCATGTTGGTGTGAGGCTCTCCCTCGGCCCCGTCCATGACGGCCCGTCCGAAGATGGCCTCCAGCTCTTTGGCGTCTGGTGGGGGGATGGGGTAGCGGCCAATCGCCAGCTCCACCAGGGACAGACCCATGCTCCACACGTCTGACTGAACTGAGTAGTGAGTGCCCTGCAGTCTCTCCGGCTGTTGAGAAACACACATCTACGTCACGGGGAGCAGGTAGAGCCAAGACGCCAGGCAGGAGAGAGGGCTGGGCAGAGGGCTGGGCAGGGACGgcacaggaagaggaggagaagagtgGGAGGGACGGGGAGGAGGGGGGTGTTATGGCAAGGAATGGTGGGGTGTGGTTAGGGCAAGAGGACAGAGGATGCGAAAAGGCTTGGCAGGAAGTGAAGAGCAgctttgaactgttttatttagAAGGGTGAACaaggacaggtgtgtgtgtgtgtgtgtgtgtgtgtgtgtgtgtgtgtgtgtttggaattACAATCAAAGGGCAAATGTCTCTACTCCAGTGGTGCTTTGTAGGTAAAAGATAGAAATAGGATGGGACGGACAAGCAGCTTTTGGCTCTGCACCCACCGGGCGGCTAAGAGTCAGGGGAAAGAAGGACGAGACAGAGTGAGCACAGTTGCCTCCCTCATTGCCAAAGAGCCCTTTCCTGGGCACAGCCCTCGGTTCTTGGCAGGGGAGTAAGGGAGGGCCAGAGGAAGGTGGAGGGCGGGACCAGCGAACAAGAGCCATGTGAGAAAAGTGGAGAAGGAAAGTGGGGATAGGGCCAGAGGCAAAGGGGTGGGGGCGCAGGCGTGCAGAGCTGACTCACCGACATGTAGGAGCGCGTTCCAACAAAGGAGTTGGCCATGGAATCTATGAGCTGGCCGCTCACACCAAAGTCGCACAGCTTGATCTCCCCACGAGAGTTGACCAGGATGTTGGAGGGCTTGACGTCTATAtggcaaacaaacaaattaaacattaaagactCTCTTCACTCTGTACCTCATTCGTCAATTCATACTCTGCGCCTTACAGCTGTGCAATTTTTTTAGACAAGAAAAAGGACTGCTGTGCTGTTTTGTTCTGTGCAGAATGTTGAGCCAAAGTGTGTGAATGATTTCAAAAATAACACTATGAGAACTGGTCATTAATCAAATCAATGAATTTCATGTGAAGTGCAGCAAAAATGAGAATCAAATAACATTTTTGTGACCACCCTTTGCctttaaaacagcacaaactctCCGACACACACTTGTGCAGCTTTTCAAGGTACTTGGCAGGTACGTTACTGCAATCATCTTGCAGAAAAGAACTCGCCACACTTCTATGGATTTAGGCTGTCTCAGTGTGCTCTGTCTGTTGAGGTAATCACAGACTGACTCCATGATTGTTGAGATAAGGGTTATCTGGAGTGCATTTGTTGCAGAACTTCATGTTCTTCCAGATAGCGCTATATGACTATCTGTTGGTGTTGTGTTTATGCTACAGAATGAACTGCCGACTAATCAGATGCTTCTCTTAAGGTACTGGGAAAGAATCTAAACATCTAAAGCGTCCACACATTGCTGTATATGTGAGTATATGTTGGGTATATATGAAGGGGTACATGAATATATTTGTGCATATATGACTGTGGCCACTATATGAAGTGTTATTTTCATGTGAGGCAGTAACATGTACACTTGAATCTTCTCCTACACACAAAAGTCTTCCATGCAACTTTGAAATATTTACAGCAGGACTCCAGTCTGCCATCAGGGCTGCGGGTGGCATGAACAGCAACCCCCCCAGCTCTTGCTAAGCCCCTGTTATAAACAAGCTCAGTCCTCCACACGCTCAATTCATCACCGAAAAACATCCTGCAAAATAATGGTGTGCGCCTGAGCCCTGCAATCTGTCCTCTGCGGTGAGTGACCCCCTCCTGACGACCAAAGACGTGTGGGGAGTGACTGAAAAAGAGATGGCATGAAAGAGCGGGAGAACGATGGAGAAAGACATGGAGGGAGGGGTTAACAGGGCGCGGCTGCTGTATAATCACATCTAGAGGCTGTAATTACCGCCTGAGCTCACAGACAACTCCATCCTCGAGTACCACCGACCCTGTAGCACTGTGAAACTTCGCTGCCCTGCACTCTGCACGTCTGACTGCTCCCTACACCAGTACTTTTCACTACAAGCTCAGCACACCCATGATTCCTCGCTGGACACGCTGTGAGAAACTTTGACTTTGCGATGGTGTGACTTGTGATTTTGTTTGTATGCAAAGATAATGGGATTCACTGAGCCCTTGTCACTTCATGTTCCAAATTTCTATGATCAGGAACTTGTGACGCTCCCAAATAATAGCCTGCTTTGTGGTGAGCGTGCTAAAGCTCTGAGGATGTTGATGCAGTGCATATTGAGGAAAAAGCACGAGgacaattaataaaaatctgaatgaaAAAGTGCAGGGATGACTGGAGCCTGTTTAGTTAGTGTGGCGGATTTCAAGTGGTTATactaacaaaaaacatttcaggcGTTTGGAAATAGCAGTCATAccttaatgttttttgttactGTGTCTGAGCGTGTTTCGAGGCAGCGAGGATACTGTCAGCGTGGgaattttcataaaatttaaCGTCTAATACAAGGTCTGAATCTGTGCTGGTTGTCACACAatcatcagtaaaacttgtggAAGAGATGGGAATCATTAGGTTACCCACAacaaatatccactaaataaCTACACTGGCCTATTGCTAATTAAGGTTCAAAATGCCATAAAATTTAACAAGGAGTGTATCTACTAAAAAATCTTTTGGTCGTCTTGCTACTGGAGTCAAAAGTTCTTAATAGTCAAGTGGTTTTGGTATCATTATTTCTAAAAGCAATTCATGGGAATTACGGcaacaaacaactgaaaaatgaCTGTCCCTCTGATGGAATTCTCTGATTTACAAAACCAGAATTGTCCACTACAACATGAATGTATGAAAACAGTCCTTAATGTTCACGTACATCCTGTTTGTATCATTATAAATACATTACTCTTTGAGCAACTCACTGATTTTGTAAACTTGCTTTTCTGCAGTGAAGTGAATATTTTGCTGAAGAAATTTTGATATAAATGTGACTTATTGAGGCTAGTGAACGCTTTTACCTCTGTGCATGATCTGGTGCTTCTCTCGCAGGTAGGCTAATCCCCTCAACACCTGTAAACGAGAGCAAAACATTCAAAAGAAGAACACAGAAGATAAAAGCTCATACAAAACTCCAttacacacaaatataacaatGAGCTTTCTCCTTGGTAATTCCATTATTACACTTTGGTCTTGATGTAGGAGTTTGAGTTGAGTAAGATACAGTAGGTCCTACTGTTTGTGACTGATGCAAGACTGGATGACACACAGCTACTTAAGCAACACCACAAGAGACACACACCCATAATGTGCAATTCACGCGCAAAAACATGTAGAGTAAGAAGATTTCAAAAGAATGTTTATGCCAGTCACAAATTCTAATAGAAACTAGGCTTAAATTGACAAACATGTCACATCTGACAAGCTGTTCTCTGCTTGAGACGTGTGAAACATACAGACCAAAACTATagttttaaagcaacattaaaGTGTACATACAGCTATGCTGACTTTTCCCAGGATTTCTTCTGGGATTCTTCTGGCTTCCTTAAGGACCTGGTCCAAGGATCCGCCGTCCTGGAGAAACAAAAAGTGCCCACGTTATGACTGACATAAAACTGCACGTGGTTTTTTTGGGTAAACATATCCTCAGgctgcacttttattcatattaaTCACAGCCATAACTTTGGTTTCCCACAATTAAATCACCATGATTGACTGTGAAATTGACATTTCAAACgcttaaatcaaacaaaactctACTcatcaaaaacagaacaagtaGACAGAATCATTTATTTTCAACTTTGGTAAATTCGACATCAGATTgtcttatttcactcttttcaaattatttttggtCACAGCTGTGAAGATACtggaggcttctctgtgcacaactGCTTAGCTACTGTCTACtgtagcctgcatgtgaggTGTTTACAGAACATCAGTAAATTGCAGTGTCTACAGATCAGCTTCTCAACAAGTGATGATTTTTGGGTGcagtattatttatattttgcctcTAAGAGCTGTACTTAATTCAGGTAAAGGAGAACGTTGTTGTAAGTCACTGTTGATGCATCGATTTGTACATTAGCATAACTGTAGCACAACATGGAAGTTAAAACAGTGCACAGTTACACCATTAATGTGAATTAATGCTATAAATCAATTATCTCAATACTGATCAAAATAATCATGGTTATCATTTTAGCCATAATGGTGCTGCCCCTAAATATTCTACACAGTCTCATAAAGATAAGATACTTGTTTCCAACCACATGACGTCTGTGTTTATGGGTAGGAATCCCCGCTAACAGTCTGTCTCTCACCATGTGCTCCATACAGATGCTGATCTCCCCATCGCTATAAAAGGCCCCATAGAAGCCCACAATGTAGGGGGAGTTGCATTCATGCAGCACCTGCAGCTCTCTGATAATCTGGTTTCTGATAGCAGGCTTGATTTCCAGGTGGATCAACTGAGGAGGGAAAAAGGTGAAACCATTAAATGCTGTTTTGACAAAGGTGCCGGCAACAGATGCAGTTACATCATTTGCTGACCTTCGTATATGTCATGGATACAAATTTAAGAGGAGTTGGCTTAAAAAGCTGTAATACTTTGCATTAGCAGTGTTAGCACTGCTGAGTCTGCATACATGAAGAATGCCTCATcacacatttttgagttgtttttcatCACTTGTGGAGCCTTCAGTGGAAATGTAGCTGGTATGTCAGCTCACACTTCACAGCCTACAAGCTTGGGCTTGTTGGAGTTGCTGAATGAAGCCCTAATAACATGCTATCAAGTAAACTGTGCAATTAAAACAGGGGATCCGATTTAGGATAAAAAGATTATTTAAATAGTAAGGATAGTTTACAGTGATCAACAGGTTCTGGAGGCATATTTGTATGGCTACCTTTATGAGGACATTCACTGACAATGTGTCTCAACTTACCTACGATTAAAGGTCTAACCCCAACCCTTACTAACAATATAAACCCCACATCTAACCTTTAAAATGCCCTTTAAAGAGGGGTGAAAAAGTGAGAAATCATTTTTAGCAGAATGTCTTCACTCTGACAGTATAAAACTGAAACGGTTTCTCTTAAAGCTGAgtagacatacacacacactttaagaTTAATTATATATTAGCAAACATTATCTTTCTTaatagacacacaaaacaagttaaaaccTATGATAATGATCTGtttatgttttgctgtttgaaaaaatgaaCTAGACACGTAACAGTGGAAACTAAACATGTCAGCAATCTCTGATAAGACAAACTACGTGGCTGAGACACTGCTAGTAAATTTCCCTACCCACTGAAATTTTTTCTTACTCAAATGCTCCACTAGCCATCTATCTGTGATAAGCTCTTCTCAGATATATACAGACATTGTGTAAAGTGGATAGTATCTTTTCCCATTTGGTGTTGGACTCATCAAACCACTTAAAGCTCGATTTTTTAACATCAACTCTCTAAAGTGCTTCCATCAGCCCACATGAGGACATATTTACAGCCACATGTAGGTGACAAGAAATACCACAGCCTACAGCACTCTTACTGAAGTAAAGAATGACTTTTCCTGTACATGCTTCTGTACTTGTACTGACCACTGatgaacttgtgtttttgtttttaaatcatggtGCAGAGTGGGGTGTCTCTTTTTCTCCACAGTGAGCAAGTGACACTTCATTCACACACGGGTCcaataaacaaaagcaacacCCAAAATCTAAACAATAAGACTTCATCAAAACATCACTGGAATGTGCTTTGACCAGCTTCCTCCATCTGTCATGCTTCACCTGTATCAAAAAGATAACAACATTCACCTTTCGAGCCATAACCAAACCCGAGGGTTTGTGGCGGACCTTGTTGACCACTCCTCCGTTTCCGGCACCCAACTCACAAATGGGTTCAAAATCCTCATCCTTCAGCTCCCCAACCTGAGCTTTCTGGGTGAGGAAGGCCTCCAGTCGTTTCCTCTGCTGTTCGTCCAGGTCCAGCTCTCCCAGTTTCTTCTGTAAGGCCTCAAGGTTGGCTCTATGAGGAGGACATAGTTGGTTCAACAGAGTTTAGTAAACAGAGGGAGAATTTATAAGGCAGGGAGATCTCCTTAAATGGTGATGCTATGAATCAACCTCATGCACAGCCAGGAAATGCTGATAAGTCACCTATACAGGCAGAGCCACAATAGATCTTTACCACAGATTACTCTTTAATAAACTGAAAGAGGTCCTACTCACTCAGATGCAGCATCAATGGTGTTGGAAGTGGCCTGTCCCTCCCCGATGGGCGTAATATTCAGGGGAACGGGTCTTCTTTTGGGAGCCATTTCAATAACTAACCTAAACGACTTTGTGAAAACAGCACTAACCTGTAGTGAGCTGGGCAGCTGCTAATCTAACCTTTTCCTCGCTCGAAAGTCTGCCTGAAAAAGCAACAGGATCAGCTCTGGATGGCTAGTAACTTggctagctaacgttagcaaagTTAGTACACTTTCGGTAGCATGTCAGTTACCTGATTTGGTGAAACGTACCATGCCGATGTACCTTTTTAAAGTGAGATAGTTTTTCTGGTTCATTTATTGAACTGGGAttaaatacatttctgtttctCTACTGCTTCTTCTGGGCTGTCTACCTGCTGCTACTAGCCCTTAGCCACCTAGCTGCTACTAGCTAGCGCCAGCTCTTGGAAAAATCGTGCCTCCTCGAGCCCCCCTCGCTTCTCAGCTTTCACAAGACACCGCGGTTTGAACCGGCAGCTACACCGGAGCACCGACTCGGTTGGCTTCTCTCAGCATCCGAACAACGACTCCCTCCGTGCTGCGGCTCGGGGTGTGGGGCTCCCGGAGCGAGAAAAAGGGCTTCGACTCCGACCGCTGGTGCCTCGATACAGGAAGCAGCATCAGACCTGTGACACCCACCGGGAGAAGCGCTCGTTCACGGACCTACAACGTCTGACAAGTTGATACGAGATGTGCAAAAATCTCACGGGGGATGTGCGACAGCCGCGGTTTGTGATAACACCTCCGGTATGCtgtttttaatgactttaaCCGTATCTTATCCGCCCTCTGCAGCTTTCTTATGTGTTCAATGGCAGTTTGTAAACACGCAGCAAAGCACAGTACTGCCACCTGCTGGCAGCAGGCAGGAACTGCAGGTTTGCTATTATAGAGGAGAAGCATGTAATAAATAATAGtatcaaaaaaataagataagtTATTGATcctttgcagaaaaaaataataacagcagctACAATCACAGTCAAGAACCCACATCTCACAGTGAACATAAAACATCTGGTGTTAAAGCTATGCACAGAAGTACTGCAATGTATGGAAGACTtagagcagaggtgtcaaactcattttagttcaggggccacattcagtccaattgGATCTCCAGTGGGCCTGGCCATTAAAATcccagcataataacctattaaaaaaaaaaaaaaaaaacctcctaattttttctttgttttagtgcaaaaaaagtgcattctgaaaatgtttacatagaaagaattatctttttacaaaacattatgaacaacctgaaatttcttaagaaaaataaattcaatttcaacggcattatgcctcagtttatcatttttatattaCAACTGCCAGATCAcaaagtgtctacaaaggaacacaacatttagacaCAGCTATCTGGAAGCGAATAGTAtactattttactttaaaaaagacaaaaaacaacaagacaaaataatacaaaagtctgacacaaaaagacaaaaatgacacaaatgacacaaagcaaaacaaaaacgagacaaaatattagacaaaaaagttacaaagagacaaaaatggcacaaataattacacaaatgacacaaacgagacaaaaaattgcaaaaatgagaaacaaaacaacaaaaacctgagacaaatgagaaaagttagacaaaaaagacaaaaaacaacaaataaagcgaaaaacaaagtgacaaaaataagacaaaaaacacaagcgagacaaaaatgagaaaaaaagcaaccaaagtcagacaaaaacacttaggaccttaaccctcgtgtcgtcctgcgggtcaaattaacccgttttaaagtttgaaaatatggaaaaaaaaaatattttcacagtgaaacttctgatgtccacattttcaacatttttgggaaatctttgaacattttttggtgtaaaaaaagaaatattaaaaatgtttcttaagaacattcacaaaaaaatcaaccaatatcctgcaaatttcgctggattttggtatatttttttgagaatgttcttaaagaaagtattagaggttttactgatatatatggaatcactttatttttttttggaagatttttactcatttttttggaaaatatttacaagaattttcttgacaaatttggggtattttttttaagtaaaacttttgaaggaaacttttaaggaattattggaattttcttcctgaaggttttgcaaattttcagaaattctggcaatttttttgctgaattttttcaCGTTAACTTGTAGTCTATATATAATATCTACTATAGTTTATGACTGATCAAATTTTTTATCTGTCTGACTGGCCTTCAGCATTATGGTACtctcaaaataaaaaagatcatTGGGAGGCTAGAATTTCAAAATATacaactttgacaaaatgtgtaccataaatgatgaaaaaatctacaataaaatggacaaaaatgtcacGAGTTAAAAAAATTCTAAGTTTATATAAAACAATGTATATTTTCTTCAGTCAGTTCTGCAGACATCCTGAACACTTCATCTCAGTGGATCCTGCCACTGATGGTGGTTGTCAGGGAACACACATTgaccatttttcaaaataaaataatggcaGACAAGTTTTTAagaactgattttaattaattcCACACGTCAATAACAGCTGTTAGAATACGATCATTTTAAACTTTACAGTTTTATCCGCAACAGGCATCAAATGTGTCCCCAGATCTGAGCATTTGGTACAGGACATAACAATCCACACCTTGACCAGTCCTCCCAGTTTCTCAGTGGCATCAGCTTCCAGTGCTGCTGCCCTCAACAGCGTCTTATTGTCCGTCTGCCTATAGGAACAACTGGAGGCAATTCAAGgcttaataaaatattttaattttattgtcttttaatatgaacatataaaaaacacaacaaacaaaacatttacatCATGGATTGTAAGCCTCTGCCCATGCTACCTTATGcattagaagaagaagaagagatgcCACTACAAAAAGACCAGACCCTCAGCTCTCCGTCAAGCTCCAACACAACCTGCAAACTTATCATCTGGCTCAGTTCCACAGTAGCAACCTGCACCACTTCTCATCTTTAACCATAAGATAAGGAGAAGTTTAGGAGATCCACTGAAATAATGACCTTCTATACCTAGCAACAAATGAACAATGTCATTTTCATATGTATAGCAGTTACTTACAAATACAAACCGCCCCCAAAAGGCAGGGATTAGAGTTCTTTACATTTTGCTTCAAAGCGCCTTGTATAGAATATCCTTTTCAGGGTCAGACTTTGATGTATTACCGGCAAAGTGCCATCAATCAATTTTGCGTGGATccccaaattttttttttcatatgtaTATATCGATTTTGTAAGCTGtcaaaagaaggagaaaaatggAAGACGAGATTAGACTCAATCTACTTTTTCAACTGTCGACCCTATCAGAGGATGCGCTTGCAACAGTGAGGCCCTGGATCAATGTGTAAAAGTCATTTCTCTGTGCATCTGAGCAAAACGAAATAAAAGCCGATCCCGTGCCGATCAAACCGCAACAAAAAGGATGGTGATGGAGGGAAGCACGCCATGCAGAACTCCTCCCCAACGCCCTCCAGGTGTCACACAGTGAAGAAGGtttcacattttctgattcTTATGCACAAGATGAACCGGTCGCAGCGGTCAGAGATCCTCGATTAATACTCACTACAAGAGGGCTTTCAAATAAATAAGCCATAAAGTCGGGATGGTATCAGATGAAAGTGCAAACAGCTCTATCAACACGACAACACCTTTTCTTATCACCACACAAATGCTGATGATCTCCCTGCAGACGAATCTAAAGCCTGCACATCCCAACTCTCCCTATCTGAGGAGTAGCCATCGCATACTGACGGTATTAGTGCCGGTGCAGAGGAATATTAGTTGTAAGCCTACAGCATGTAGCAATTAAAGTCCAATTCTATTCCAGCAAATAGATATGACCTTATCTACATtgagaggaggcagagagggggTTTGCTGGACGAAGCAACTCTGCTTGCTCCAGGCGGGACCATTTGTAACCCAATCGATGACTTTGAACTTGGTGTGGTTGCACTAACTGACATTTCATTAAGTTTCATTGCGTCAGACGTGTCCAATCCCACCACAGCAAAGTACTCTGAATGGCGCTCTGACCCAGGCCGGATTCATTCagagggaaaagaaaagcagcgaTCATCAAAAGCAGAGCCATGAGCCTGGATCAATTACATGTCTACACCCAAAATCCCAGCAGCAGAGGTGTCCTGATTCCTGCGATCAACAGCTACTACGGTCTGTACAAAACTACAGCCAAATATTATGTAGATTTACCAGAAACAACTGTTAGAGAATgtgaagcaaataaataaattctttcaaagcagaaacacaataTGGGATAAAAGGATTACAGCACTTCTAATAATGTTCTTCTGTCCATTTCTCTGACTTGAAATTCATAAATGGAATAAAACACCTTCTCTCAGACTGGGTTCTCCTCGACCAGCCAGCTCAACTGGCCTGAAAACAATGGGCTCCAATCTTCACCACTTAACAAAAAAGGCACCAGAACCTCAAAACCATTTCCTGTCTGTGACTTCTTAAAATACATCTGCTTCGGCACAGCTGCCGTACAGTAAATTTGATGATTCGACCACACGGAACTCTGAAAAATCAACTCCAACCAAATCCTGTTACAGATACAAATGCAGTATCGTTTTCACAGACCACCCATAAGTTTCAGCATCAGTCACACCTACAGCCAGCCCGGCGATCCACAAACTAACTCACCTTCAACCAAAGATTTTGTTGCTGCACTGGGGACAGAGCTGCATGGAACaatggaattaaaaaaaaaaaaaaaagaaacaaaaatgcaggaaaataatCTCCAGTGTAAAATTGGCTTCAGAAAGACTCGTCAATTCTTCTGTCCTCTGCTTCTTTCAAAGCTACTCTCTGGTCAGTCTGCCAAGTTTTTATGACTGAGGTAGGTTCTCTTTATCtaaggacaaaataaaaatggaaagcaTCACACATTGAGGCCAGTATTGTGTTCTgccttttcaaaattaaaaggatagattcatgaaaaaaaaaacaaacaaaatcccaaaaaaaataatcttttcaaGCTTTGAATTCATTCTGTGAACAAAGAACACAATAGCAGAGGCTTGAATTTGCATCACACTCCAGGTATTGCTGCCGTGTCCTCCCCTAAATTATTCATGccttttcatttgttgtttttcaccttcgaactaaaaaaaaaaaaaaaaaaactactgaggAGCCTCCATTTTCAACTCGCCTGTTAtcacaaatgtgacaaaaatcgCAAACATTGAACGCCCATGGCTAAAAGGAGCCTGCAATTCCAAGTCATATACAAAGAGAGATGAGGGGGTTAGAGAGGAAATAGTCTGGAAAGAGAGAAGcaagggtggtggtggtggtgtggtGCTCGATCCATTCGGTCTCTGTAGCAGAGGGAGGACAGTACAGATGTTCACTGCAAGGTGACGATTGGCCAGAAGGAGTTAGAGTTGCTTCCAGTGGTGCACAGTACAAAGAGGAATTCATATCACTCTGGACTGAAGATTCATTAACAGTGCATGTTTGAAGGTGTGTTTGTCTTGTCTGGATATAAACCAGAGCTGCTAAAAGGCTCTGATGATTTGGGCATGAGGGAAGGTTGTTGCATCTGATGGATTACTGTGTTCCTGTCCTCAAGTTTTAAGCCCCctgcctctctgtgtgtgtgtgtgtgtgtgtgtcagtctgtGAGGGGACAGAGTTGCAGGGTCAGTAGGCAGTGACGAGGTCCTTGTCGTAGTTGTATCGGCCCCTCTTCGGGGCAGGACTGTCGGCGCTGTCCTCAGTGTCCTCACTGTCTCCTCCAGCCCCGCCCCCCTCCTCCTCAGAGGACGAGTCCAGAGTCAGATCTACCACCACTCCTCCTCCCGGCGCCACGGCAGGTCCTCCCGTGACTCCCGCCATCCCCGCCGAACCGCTTCCAGATTTGCCCGTCAGACTGGTGCTGCTGTGGGCCGGTGAATGACCGTTTGCTTCAGGAATGCCTACAGAGAGATGTGCCATTTTAAGGAAGGATTTACTGTTGCAGACGACACTAAATTGTAGGGATGTTTGTTTCAGGACTCATGCAGATTTTTGCTAGTCC encodes the following:
- the map2k2a gene encoding dual specificity mitogen-activated protein kinase kinase 2a, whose amino-acid sequence is MAPKRRPVPLNITPIGEGQATSNTIDAASEANLEALQKKLGELDLDEQQRKRLEAFLTQKAQVGELKDEDFEPICELGAGNGGVVNKVRHKPSGLVMARKLIHLEIKPAIRNQIIRELQVLHECNSPYIVGFYGAFYSDGEISICMEHMDGGSLDQVLKEARRIPEEILGKVSIAVLRGLAYLREKHQIMHRDVKPSNILVNSRGEIKLCDFGVSGQLIDSMANSFVGTRSYMSPERLQGTHYSVQSDVWSMGLSLVELAIGRYPIPPPDAKELEAIFGRAVMDGAEGEPHTNMQRPRPPGRPVSGHGMDSRPAMAIFELLDYIVNEPPPKLPLGVFTSDFQDFVTKCLIKNPAERADLKMLMSHTFIKRSEVEEVDFAGWLCKTMGLNQPSTPTRGTE